GGTTGTATTTCGCCAACTGGTAGGCGCTGAACTTCAGGAAGGCGCGCGCTAGGCCCTTCTTGACCTGACCACTCAAGGGCTGCCGGCCATCCTTCCAATAGATCGCCAGGAACTCGGTCAGCTCATCGGGCCGCTGGATGACGGCCGCAAGTGTCTCAGCAACGAGGACGCGGTGCTCAGGCAGCCGGACCATCTCGCGCACGATCAGAAGGGGGACATGCCGCAGCTTCAGTTCAGTGCGTGCGCGGATTGCCGTCTGGGCGGCATATTCGGGAGATACGGCCTTCACGGCCTCCCGGATCTGGTCGGCGACCGTCTGGCCGTCGACATAGAAGGTGTTCTCCCACAGCAGGCAGCTGGACACCAGACGCGCAAGCTGCTGCTCAGGCGTGATGCGGCGCGCGGGGGCGCCCTCGTGCGTGACGTGCTGGGGACGATGTGCGGTGTTCAGTTTCATGGCGGCACCTCCTCGGAGGGCAAAAAAAGAACGCCGGGGGAACAGGCGTTCGCGGTATATCGTGCTCTACCAGTTGAGCTACGGCGCTTGCGCGACCGGCGGGACTCGAACCCGCAACCCCGTCATCCGTAATGAAGTAACCGCGAACTTCGCCACCCGGCGAAGGGTGCACTGAGGGAACGGACGGACACGGTGTTGGTTTCTTGGATAGAGAAGTAACCGTGCCCTTCACCACTCAGGCTCGCTCAGAGTACCGACGTGTGCTGGAAACCCCAATAGCGCTGTTGACCTATACGCGTTGGAGCCAAATGCTTACCTCGCGCGCCTACTGCGCGCATTCAGTGCATAGGGGGGAAGGGTGTGGTGCCGATCGGCGAACCGGGGTGCCCAGCGGTACTCGGTGAACTGCCCGGAGAGGTACTCGAGGGTGAGGCGGCGGGCATCGCGCCAGCCGCGCGCCACGTCGGCGTAGTAGCCCTCCCGACGCAGGCGCACCAGCCAGGGCCGTTGGTTCGTGCTCAGTTCCCCGTCAAGGGCCTTGAGCTCAATGCGCAGCCCATGCCAGTCCCCGACCGCCACGTCGAGCAGCAGATCCGGGTACCCGGCACGCACCCCCATCAGCTGGAGGCGCAGCGCCTCGGGGCTGTACAGGCGGCCGTCACGCCCAGTGCGCTTGGCCCTTGCGCCACCGTTCGGCGAGTGGTGAAAGCCCTCGAGGGCGGGCAGGGTGGGCCACGTCTCGGCCGCCCAGGTGATGAAGCGGATCTGGTGGGCGTTCTCGTCCCAGTGCTCTTCTTGGACCGAATGCAGCTTGCAGGCGTAGGCCTCGTCCTCGGCCACCGCCTGGGCCAGCAGCCTGGCCGCGAGCGCCCGGCTCACCGGCGCTCCTGGGCCAGCAGCGCGTCGGCCACCGCGTCGCCATGCGCGTCGCGCACCCGGCGCAGGAAGGGCGCGAACACCTGGTTCTCCCAGATGGTGTCCCGGCGCTCTACCCCAGCAGGGGTGAGGACGAAGCCCCGCGCGTGGCCGTGCTGCACGAACTCGACATAGGGTTGCCCCCCGGGCGGCCGCTCGATCAGGCGGTTCCAGGCCTTCACGGCCTGGTCAGTGGGGGTCTCGGGTTCCTTCCCCAGAGCGGTGTAATCCGGGTACCGCCCGCGGATACGGCGCAGCGCCTCGATGCGCGACGTGGGTGAGGTGCGGTCGTCGGTCAGGACGTTCAGGAAGTGCAGCTCGAGGGAAAGACGGGCAGGGACGACGGCGAGCTGCGGCAATGTGGGGGTCAAGAAGAAACGTTCTCCAGTCGGGACCTGGTCGAGAGGGCGGAGAGGGAAAGTGGAGTGGGGCCTACCCGCTGAGGCGCAGGCCTGCGCCGTACTCACGCACTGGTGCCCCGACCCATGCCGGTGAAGTCGCGGAGCTTGACCTTGACCTTGCGGCCGTCGGGGTGGTGCCAGACCAGCCCCTCCCAGGTCGGCCGCGCCTCGAGGAAAGCCTGCAGGCCTGCGAAGTCACGCGGCGCGTCCGGGACCGGCAGGTCGGTGTGCGCGACCAGCGTCGGGAAGCCCCGGTGCACGTCCACCTCGGCGCCGCCCTGGATCTTTGGGCCGATCAGCTCGTAGGTGCCGTCCGGGAGGAAGAAGCACTGCCGGTCCCAGGCCTGCACGTGGTACTTGCTGGCCGGGTCCTTGCGCAGCACCGGCACCCAGCCGGGCCAGTGGGTGGTGACCGGGTCGGGGTCCGGCTGGGCAGGCATGAAGTCGGGCGGGGGCACCTTGCCCTTGCCGGCGTTGAAGCGTTTGTAGAACACGCCGTCCTCGACGAGGCAGCAGGTGCCGTCGAGTTTGCGGTGCGCGAGGCCTTCTCCGGCAGCGACCCACTCGCTGCCAGGCACGAGCTCGTCGCGCGCACGGCGGTCGCCCTCGTAGGCACGCCGGAACAGGCTGGGGGTCTTTTTCATGGGGTCTCCGAGAACAGCGAGTACTGGCCGTGGATGTTCGCCAGGCGGCGCTTGCGGGCCGCCTCAGCGTCCTTGGCGTTGCGGGTGTCCTTCAGGTCGTAGAGGGGGGCGCGCCGCCATCCTGCATCCGGGCAGCGGAACGCGTACTCGGCGACCGGGTCAGCGGTGGGCACCAGGCCGCGCTCACGGAGCTTGGTCTTGGTGGCGAGGTGGGAGGGGATGAACTTGTACTCGGGCAGGTGGGGCACGGCACAACCTCCTGGGGGTCAGGAACTTCAGCGGGGCAGCTCGACGACGTGACGGGTGGCGAAGTGGCCGTCCGGGCCCCGGAAGGGACCGGCGATGGTGCCCCGGTACTGGGCGCCGCTCGGGAAGGGCATCCCATTGCGCACGAGTACGAAGGCGCGCTGGACGCGGGGCGTGAGGTCGGCGCGGTCGACACGCACCCAGATCGTCGGGCGGTGCTGGGGGCCAGTGACGCCGACGGCGACCACTTCGGCGTGGAGGGAGAGCGGGAGGGCCAGGGCACTCTCCACGAGCAGCTGATGCTCCTGGATGTGGTGGGGGTCAGGGGTCATGAGGTCCTTTCAGGAGGCCTAGGCGGTCGGCCGCGGCACTTCGAAGATGTGCCAGACGAACGGGCCGTTCAGGACGGTGGCGATGTAGGTGGCGTACAACGGCAGCGGTTGGCCTGTGCCAAAGACTTCGAAGGCGCGCTCGAGCGGCGCACTGTCGGGGTCGACCTGTATCCACAGGCACAGCTCCCCGTTCTGCATGGCGGCCATGCGGGGAAGGGCGAAGCTTGGCAGGGTCAGGACGGTGACCGAGGCCTCGTCCAGCGGCGTGAGCGGATACTTGTACATCACCTGGGGCACGGCGTACCTCCCTCAGCGCGGGTCCAGATGCTGCGCCAGTCACCCCGGTATCCCTGCTTGACCTCGGCGGTGTGCTCGCTGCCAGTGCTGCCGGACTTGATGGGGAGGCTGTGCCGGCTCAACTCGATCCCGGCCTCGGTGGCCGCAGCGCACAGCACCGTGTCGGGGTCGTAGTCCGTCCAGGCGGAGCAGCGGCCATTCCGGCTCAACTGGGCCTGGAAGTGGCGGGCCAGGGCAGCCTCGAAGCGGGCGGCCTCCTCGGGGGTGTGATACTCACGAGCGGCGAGGCCAACCATCAGGACGGCCGCCAGCCCGCCTGTGGCGCTGTCATCGCCGTTGTCCTGGGGGGCGATGCGGGTGAGAAAGCCCGCCCACCATGCAGCCAGGGCGAGCGCGGGGGCAGTGGGTTCAGTGGGGGTCAAGACAAGCCTCCAGGCAATGAGAAGCCCGCCTCGGCGCGGTGGCCGGTGCGGGCAGGGGGTGGTGCAGCAGATTGAGAAGCGGGTTAGGTTAAGGCGCGCCTACAGCGGCATAGAAGATCGGGTCAGCATGAACAGGACAACCGTACAGGTGGATCGCCGACCGGACATTCTGTTCATCAGTCATGTCCAGATCTGCCTCAGGCGTCCACAGACTGGAGAACAACTCCCGGCCCTCCAGATGGAGACCCGGCAAAATCTGGCGGAGCCAAGCCCTGGGCGTGAACTCCATAGGTGCACTGCCCTCAAGCGGGGTCAGGGGGTAAATGAAGGCGACATCGTCCAGCTCAACAGCGGCATACCGTGTGGGACCCAGCGTTGTTTCGAAGCACTTCACCTCCTTAGATTAAGGGATGATGTAGGTTTCTAGGATGAGTCATATTCTCAGACTCGGGGTGTCACACCCCCCATTACCGGCCTAGAAAAGCGCTTCACCACGGACCTCATCTGCGCCCAGCGGCGCCGGCCCCAACCGCCAATATCGTCATCGGACCAGTCCAGCACCGCCAGGAGCTGGCAGACGTCGAACACCACTGTCGTCAGGTGCCCCCCCGCTCCGTTCAAAAGGAACATCCCTGGCAGCAGCAGCAATGGCCCGAAGCGGTACACCATCCCCGCACTGGGCTTGCCCA
The nucleotide sequence above comes from Deinococcus sp. Leaf326. Encoded proteins:
- a CDS encoding VRR-NUC domain-containing protein, whose amino-acid sequence is MSRALAARLLAQAVAEDEAYACKLHSVQEEHWDENAHQIRFITWAAETWPTLPALEGFHHSPNGGARAKRTGRDGRLYSPEALRLQLMGVRAGYPDLLLDVAVGDWHGLRIELKALDGELSTNQRPWLVRLRREGYYADVARGWRDARRLTLEYLSGQFTEYRWAPRFADRHHTLPPYALNARSRRAR